The stretch of DNA GCTTCCAGGAGACGATGAGCCTCGAACTGCCCGGCGATCCGCCGGTGTCGCAGGCCTTGCTGGCCCGGCTACTTCAACGCCGCCACGGCGCCGACCGGATCGTGCTCGCGGCCTTCGACGCTGACCGGCCGGCCGGCTGCACCAAGCTCGGCCTCGACCTCGGTGTGCCGAACGGACCCGGCCACGGCTCGCTGTGGGTCTTCCCGTCCTGTCGCCGCCGGGGCGCAGGTACCGCCCTCGTCGATGCCGCTCGTGCCGAACTGCGCACCCGAGGCCGGGGCCGCCTGATGGTCGACGCCCCCCGCACCCCGGCCGCGGAGGCCTTCGCCGCCACCTGCGGCGCCGAGCTGCACGGCACCAACCTGCGCAACCGGCTCTTCTTGAAGGGCCCGGCCCGTGCCGGCGTCGACGAGCTTGCCGACCGCGCGGTGCCGGGCCACCGGCTTGTCCACTGGAGCGACCGCTGCCCCGATGCGCTGGTCGGCCTCTACGCCCGCGCATGGGGTGCCCTGGACGTGCCCATCAACGGCCAGGCGGAGGTCCGTGCCCCCACCGCCGCCGACGTCCGCTCCCGCGAGGCCGAGGCAGCGCGCGCCGGACACCGTCAGTACGTGACCGCTGCCGTCGACACGGCCACCGGCGAGGTCGCCGGGTATGCCACCCTCTTCGTCCGCGACAGCCCGATGGCCGACGCGGGGGAGACTCTGGTCCTCACCGACAGGCGCCGCCAGGGCATGGGTACCTGGATCAAAGCCGGTCTCATCGCCCGGACCGCGGTCGAGAACCCCCACCTCGCCCTGGTGCAGGCGTGGAACGACGTACGCAACGACGCCGTCCTCGCTCTCAACCGCCGCCTCGGCTTCGTCGCGGACAGCTCCTGGTCGACGTACTCGGTCAAGGCATGAGCTCCCGAGGGAAGTTCGAGTTCTGGTCCACCGGTCACTGCCACGATCCGCACAGACCGGAAACCGCGAGAGGGGTTCTTTGTGAGTAGCAGCGGCACACGTGTACTGATCGTCGGTGGCAGCCTCGTCGGCCTGTCCACCGCCGTCTTCCTCGCCCATCACAAGGTGCCGGTCACCTTGGTCGAACGGCATCCCAGCACCTCCATCCACCCCCGCGCGGTCGGCTACTACCCGCGCACCGCCGAGCTGCTGGCCACGGTCGGTGTGGAGGAAGCCGCCAAGGCCGCCGCCGCCGGCTTCGAGAAGCACAAGACCCGCGCGGGCGTCGAGTCCCTCTCGGGCAAGGTCTTCTTCGCCAAGGAGGAACTGGAGGGCGGAGACGAGCTCGCGGACCTGACTCCTTCCCCCCTGCTGCTGCTGCCCCAGGACCGCCTGGAGCCGATCCTGCGCGCCCGCGCCGAGGAGCTCGGTGCCGACCTGCGGTTCAGCACCGAGCTCCTCTCCTTCACCCAGGACGACGAGGGGGTCAGCGCCGTCGTCCGCGGCGCCGACGGCAGTGAGACCACTGTGGCGGCCGACTACCTGGTGGCGGCCGACGGGCCGCGCAGCTCCGTGCGCGAGTCCCTCGGGGCCGAGCGGGAAGGCCGGGGCGTGCTCTCCCGGCACGTGAGCATCGCGTTCGGCGCGGACTTCGGCGCAGTGCTGGGTGAACGCCGCTACAGCGTGGTCCACGTCGAGAACAACAAGGTCACGGGCATCCTCGTTCACGACGACACCCTCACCGAGGGCACTCTGATCGTCGGCTACGACCCTGCGAAGGGTGAGGGGCTGGACGATTTCACCGATGCCCGCTGCACCGAACTGGTCTCCGCCGCCATCGGCTCGGACGAGGTCGAAGTCACCATCCGCTCCCGCTTCCCGTGGGACATGGCGGAGCTGGTCACCGACGACTTCGTGCACGGCCGTGTACTCATCGCGGGCGACGCCGCCCACCAGATCCCGCCCACCGGGGGGTACGGCGCCAACACCGGCATCGCCGACGCCTTCAACCTGAGCTGGAAACTGGCTTCGGTACTCGAGGGCACCGCCGGCCGTGCGCTGCTGGACACGTACCAGGACGAGCGCCGGCCGGTCGGCGTGTACACCGCGCAGCAGGGGTCACTTCAGCTCGCCGTACGGTCCCGGACCGCGACCGAGGAACAGCGGGCCGCCACTCACGACGCGATGCGCGTCACCATGGGACAGGCCTACCCTTCCGGTGCGTTCGTCGACGAGGAGGGCGCGGAGCGGCTGCCGCTGACCTCCGATCCGCGTGATCTGCGCGGCGAGCCGGGCACTCGCGCCCCGTATGTGGTGCTGGAGCGCGACGTCGCGCCGGTGACCACGCTCGACCTGTTCGGCGACGGCTTCGTGCTGCTTGCCGGGGCCGAGGGCGGATCCTGGGCGGAGGCGGCCGCAACGGCTGCATCGGAGCTGGGCCTGGACCTGACCTTTCACCACATCGCACCGGCCGCCGGGGAGGGTGCGCTGACCGACGTGGAGGGCCGCTGGGCCGAGGCGTACGGAGTGGGCGCGGCGGGCGCCGTGCTGGTCCGCCCCGACGGCATCGTCGCCTGGCGTACACGTGAGGGCGTCCCCGCCGGTGAGCGGGGCAGGGCGCTCGGAGGGGTGCTGCGCGCCGTTCTGGCGCGATGACCGGAGGTCAGCTGTTGGCGGAGGCACTCTGTGCCTGCGCGACCGAGTCGACGTACTTGATCAGCAGACGGGCGAGCTGCTGACGTTCGTCATCGGGCCAGTCCCGGGTGATGAACTCAAAGGCCGCCCGCTGATGCCGGCGGAAGGCCGCCAGCATCGCCAGTCCCTCGTCCGTCATCTGCAGGATCGTGCGGCGCCCGTCCTGCTGAGATGCGGCGCGGATCAGGTATCCGGCGGAGATGCAGTCGGTGACCATGCGGCTGGCCACGGAGGGGTCCACGGCCAGCCGCTCGGCGACGACGCCGACGGTGATCTCCTGCCCGTCGTGCTCGGGTCCCTCGTCCACGATGTTGAGCACCAGCGTCCGCGTCATGTCCTTCCGGGACACCGGGCTTTCCACGTTCAGCGCTGAAGCACGGCGCAGCCGCGAGAAGGCCGGACCGACCGCGTCGAGCGGGTCCACGGCGGCCAGTGGGCCCTGCGTGGACGGGAGCTGGGTGGGCTTCTGCCTGGTGGTCGAGGTCTCCATGGCAAACATCCTAGGCGCGGCGATTGAGGACAGCGAGCATGTGTATGCTCGCAATCTGTTGCATGTTGTCAAGCATATAATTTTCCTCCGATCAAAACCACCTCCATCCCCCTGGAAGGATCGCAATGCCGGACACCAAGGACTTCGACTTCGACGTGATCATCGTCGGCGGCGGCCCGGTGGGCATGCTGCTCGCCTCCGAGCTCCGTATCGGCCGCGCCAAGGCCGTCGTACTGGAGAAGCTCACCGAGCGCACCCCCCACTCCAAGGCGTTCGGGCTGCACGCGCGCTCGCTGGAGTCCCTCGATCGCCGAGGTCTGGCCGACCGCTTCCGCGACGGTGCCCGCTCGTGGAGCAACGGTCACTTCGCGGGCCTCGACGTCTGGGTCGATTTCTCGCTCCTGGACAGTGCCCACAACTACGCCCTGCTCTCCGAGCAGACCCGGACCGAGCGCCTGCTCGAAGAGCGCGCCGAGGAGTTCGGCTGCACGATCCGCCGCGGCCACGAGGTCACGGCCGTCCGCCAGGACCAGGACGGCGCCGAGGTCGACGTCATCGGCCCTGAGGGGTCGTACACCCTGCGCGCGCAGTACGTCGTCGGAACCGACGGCGGCCGCAGTCTGGTCCGCAGGTCCGCGGCGATCGCCTTCCCCGGCACCGGCGGCCGCGTCACCGCGCGGCTGGCCGACGTCGTCCTCGCCGACCGTGAGAACGCCCCGATGGGCATGGAGCGCACCGAGAGCGGGCTGCTCTTCTGTGTGCCGCTCGACGAGAAGTACCACCGGGTGGCCACCTTCGACTTCGAGAAGGGCAGGGAAGCGGGCACCGAGCTCGGCTTCGAGGAGTTCAAGGACAGCGTCCGCGAGGTCTGGGGCGACGACATGGGCGCCTCCGAGCCGCGCTGGCTCTCCTGGTTCACCGACTCCGCCTGCCAGGCCGAGACCTACCGCAGGGGCCGCATCCTGCTCGCCGGCGATGCCGCCCACACCCACTTCCCGGTCGGCGGCCAGGGGGTCAACCTGGGCCTGCAGGACGCGCTCAACCTCGGCTGGAAGCTTTGCGCCGACATCAACGGCTGGGGCGGAGAGGGGCTGCTCGACACATACGACGAGGAGCGCCAGGAGCCTGCGCGTCAGGTGCTGGCCAACACCCGCGCCCAGATCGCGCTGATGAACCCCGACCCCTACGTCACCCAGCTGCGCGAGCTCTTCCAGGACCTCATGCAGAAGGATCAGGTCAACCGTCACGTCGCCGAGATGCTCAGCGGTGTACGAGTCCGCTACGACCTGCCGGGCCCCGCGCACCGGCTGCTCGGCGACTTCGCCCGCGACCTGAGGCTCAAAACCGAGGAGAAGGTCGAGACCCTCCCGAAGTTCCTGCGCCGCGGCAACTTCGTCCTGCTCGACCTGGCCGGCCGGCCGGAGATCGCCGAGGAGTACGAGAAGTGGGCCGCGCCGCTCGACTGGGCCGGCCGTGTCCTCCGAGTCGTCGCCGAGTGCGAGGACGAGCCGGAGCTGGCCGGTGTGCTCATTCGCCCCGACGGTTACGTGGCCTGGGCCGCGGACCGCAGTGCCTCGCCTGCCGAGATCGCCGAGGGCCTGCGTACGGCCATCGAGACCTGGGCCGGAGTCACCGACCCGACCCGCGCGGTCTTCAGCTGACCCGGCCGCCGTCCGTAAGGGACTGGCAAAGAATGCCTGCATCACTTAAACGATGTGGACGTACAATCAAATGCATGCAAGCATGCACATGTATCCGGGCTAGGCGACAGCGATCCGCGACGGCCCGACGGAAACCTGTTTGGAGAAATCATGCGAATCATCCGCCACTACGAGCACGGCGCACCGTCCGTACTGCGCCTCGAAGAGGTGGAGAAGCCGCAGCCCGGGACGGGCCAGGTCCTGATCCGCGCCGAGGCCATCGGAGTCACCTTCGCCGAGGTCCAGCGCCGTCAGGGCATTCCGATCGGCGGCCACGCCGGGCTTCCCGGTGCGCCCGGCGGCGATGTCGCCGGCACGATCGAGGCGGTCGGTGACGGCGTCACCGGCTTCGCCGTCGGTGACCGCGTCGTCGGCGACATCGACCAGAGTGCCTACGCCGACTACGTCGTCGCCGGCACCGACTGGCTCATCAAGATCCCGCAGGACCTCGACGCCGCCGCGGCGACCCTCCTGCCCAGCCCGGCCCAGACCGCGTACCACGCGATCAGGGAAGCCGGCCGCCTCCAGCCCGGCCAGACCATCCTGGTCGACGCGGCCTCCGGCGGCGTCGGCCACCTGGCCGTCCAGATCGCCAAGGCTCTCGGCGCCGGCAAGGTCATCGCCACCGCCAGTACCCAGGCCAAGCTCGACTTCGCGCGCGAACTCGGCGCCGACGTCACCATCAACTACAGCGACGAGGACTGGACCGACCAGGTCCTCGCCGCCACCGACGGCCGCGGCGCCGACATCGTCCTCGAGACCGTCGGCGGCGACGTCCTGCTGAAATCCCTGGGCATCACCGCCCAGTTCGGCACCCTCGTCTTCTACGGTTCGGCCTCCGGCGACATCCCGGATCTGCCCACCCTCGCCCTGTCCCGAATGAAGAACGTTGCGGGCTTCAGCCTCTACGCGATGCTCTACAACAAGCAGGACGCCGTCGCCGAGGGGCGGCGCCACCTGTTCGAGCTCATCGCTTCCGGCCAGGTGAAGCCGATCGTGCACGACCGCCTTCCGCTCGACGAGGCCGTCAAGGCTCACGAGCTCCTGGAGGCGCGCGCACAGCTCGGCAAGATCGTTCTCGTTCCCTGAGACGCCGCTGAGCAGGCGGCCGGCCGGTCAGCCAGGACAGGTCAGCCGCCCTCACGGTCCCGCAGTAAAGATTCCCCTGAGCCCTTTTCGGGGCCAAGAGCCAGGTGACGCCGACCCGCTTCGAGCGGCCGGTGCGACGGGGAGCACACACCGATCCGAAAGGCGGCACCACCTTGCCCGCTCCCACTGCTCAGGTACCCGGGGGCCTGCACCCCTCCGGCACCAGGACCACCCCGGTCATGGTCGCCTGCATGCTCTCCGCCTTCGTGGCCATCCTCGACCTGCAGATCGTCGCCACCGCCCTGCCCCGCATCGCGGGCGACCTCGGCGGTATCGACCTCTTCGCGTGGGTGACCATCGCCTACGTCATCGCCTCCAGCGTCACCACGCCGGTCTACGGCAAGCTCGGCGACCTCTTCGGCCGCAAGGTCACCTACCTCTCGGCGATGGGCCTGTTCCTGCTGGGCTCCGCGCTCGCCGGCGCGGCCGGCTCCATGGAGCAGCTCATCGTCTTCCGCGTCGTGCAGGGCCTGGGCGCCGGAGGCCTGTTCGTCTCCGTCCTCGCCATCATCGGTGACCTGTTCACCCCGCGTGAAGGCGCCAAGTACTACGGCATGTTCGGCATGGTCTTCGCCGGTGCCTCCCTCGCCGGCCCCGCGATCGGCGGCATGCTGACCGACGCGCTCAGCTGGCACTGGGTCTTCCTGGTCAACCTGCCCGTCGGCGCCGTGATCGTCGTCCTGCTCGCCAGGTACCTTCACCTGCCCAGGACGGTCCGCGGGGGGGCCAAGCTCGACTACGCCGGCATCGTCACCCTTTCCGGGGCCATCATCGCCCTCACCCTCCTCACGTCGTGGGGTGGTGTCGAGTACGCATGGGCCTCTCCGCAGATCATCGGCCTCGGCCTCGGCACCCTGCTGTTCCTCGGCCTGTTCATCAAGGCGGAGTCCACCGCCGTGGAGCCGATCGTGCCGCTGCGCCTCTTCAGGGACTCCACCTTCACCATCTCGCTGCTCGGCACCATCATCTGCGGCATCGTCTTCGTCGGCGCCGTCCAGTTCCTCGCCCTGTACGTCCAGGTCGTCACCGGTGCCAGCCCCACCACATCCGGCTTCATCCTGCTGCCGATGATGCTGGGCCTCGTGCTCTCCTCCGTGGGCTCCAGCAGGATCATCGGAAAGACCGGCAGGTACAAGGTCTTTCCCATCCTGAGCATGGCCCTCGGCATCATCGGCGCTCTCCTGCTGTCCACCATGGACACCGAGACCCCGCGCGCCCTCGCCATCCTCTACATGGCCGTCTTCGGCTTCGCCTCAGGTCTCTCCGCCCAGGTCTTCACGCAGGCCGCCCAGAACACCGCGCCCCCGCAGGACATGGGAGCTGTCTCCGGCACCGTGACCTTCGGCCGCTCCTTCGGCACGTCGATAGGGATCTCGCTCTTCGCCGCAATCTTCTACGGCCGCCTCACCGACGAGCTCGCCACCCGCGTGCCGGCCGGCGCGCTCAACGGCATCGAACACAACTCGCTCTCCTCGAACGAGGTCCTGGACACGCTCGCCGCCCCGGTGCGCAGCGCCATCGAGGAGTCGTACTCCGCCTCACTCACCCCGGTGTTCACCGCCGCGGTGCCGATCCTCGCGCTCGGCCTGGTCCTCACCCTGCTCATGAAGAACCTCAAGCTCCGGTCCCGCCACCACGGAGGGGACCAACAGGCCGAGGGCCCGGCCTCGGCCGACAGCACCCCCGAAACGGCCTGATCACATCATCCCCCGTATGTGACTCAAGGCCGGAAGTGCCGCCCCCACCGCGACTCGCGGCAGGGGCGGCACTTTCGGCGTGCCCGGGGCAGGCACCCGACGCTCGCGCTTCAGAGCGCTTCGAGCGGGACTCCACGCGAACCGGCCATCGTCAGGAGCAGGACCGAAGCGGTCCCTCACGGCTCGCTAGGAGGCTCGCGTGACAACGACCGATGACCGTACGACGGCCGCGGCGGTCGACCCCGGTCCGCTGATCAAGCTGACCATCGCGGACTGCGCAGCCAAGGTGCTGCACAGTGCGGTGACCCTCGGCGTGTTCGCCGCCCTCGCCGAGGGCCCTGCCGGTGCGGACCACGTCGTCGCCGCGACCGGCCTGCACAAGCGCATGGCCGCCGACTTCCTCGACGCGCTGGCCGGCCTGGGCCTGCTGGAGCGTACGGGGGACCAGTACGGCAACGGACCACTGGCCGAGGCGTACCTCGTCCCGGGCACCGCCACCTACCTGGGCGGCTTCGTCGAGCTGACCAACGAGACCCTGTACGGCACCTGGGGGCGGCTCACCGAGGCCCTCACCACCGGAGCCCCGCAACACCTCGACCCCGACAAGGGCGGCTTCGTCGGGGACAAACACAAGGACCCGGGGAAGATGAAGCGCTTCTTCGCGGGCCTCGACGCCTACAGCGACCGCATGGGCATCGAGATCGCCGGCGCCGTCGACTGGAGCAGCCACACGTCCTTCGTCGATCTCGGTGGCGCGCGCGGAAACCTCGCCTCCGTCCTGGTCAAGGAACACCCGCACCTCAAGGCCGGGGTCTTCGACCTGGAGCGCACCCGCCCGCTCTTCACCGAGCACACCACCCGCCTGGGCCTGAACGACCGCATCGAGTTCACCGGCGGCGACTTCTTCACGGACGACATCCCGAAGGCCGACGTCATCGTGCTCGGCCACATCCTGCACGGCTTCGACACCGACCGGCGCCAGGATCTGCTGCACCGCGTCTTCTCCGCGACCAACCCCGGCGGCCAGGTCCTCATCTACGACCGGATGATCGACGACGAGCGTCGCGACGCCGAACGCCTGCTCTCCAGCCTGCACATGCGCCTGGTCAGCCAGGACGGCTCCGAGTACCGCGTCGGCGACGTCCGCACCTGGCTCACCGAGGCCGGCTTCACCAGCAGCACCGCGGAGCCGCTGCTCGGCACCCACACGCTGGTCACCGCCACGCGATGACCGCTCAGACGCAGCCGCCCGACCCGACCACCCAAGGAAGCAGCATGAGCCAGGAGAACGTTCCCGTCCTCATCGTCGGCGGTGGCCTCACAGGCCTGTCCGCCGCCGTGTTCCTCGCCCACCACGGGGTGAGATCCACGCTTGTCGAGCGTCACCCCGGGACCTCCACCCACCCCAAGGCCCGGGCCATCAACCCGCGCACCATGGAGCTCTACCGCGCGGTGGGCATGGAGGAGCGCGTCAGGTCAGGCCGTTCGCCGATCTCCGGCAACACCGACCTGGTACATGTCGAGACCCTCGCCGGCAACGAGCGGGTCCGCATGCCCAATGCCTCCATCGAGGACATCAGCCGGATCAGCCCCGCCCAGTGGACCCTGATCGACCAGAACCAGCTCGAGCCCATCCTGCGCAAGCGGGCCGAGGAGGTCGGCGTCGACCTGCGCTTCCACACCCGTCTGGACGCCGTCACCGAGGACGCCGACGGCGTGACCGCGACCCTCACCGACGTCGGCACCGGCGAAAGCACCGAGCTGCACACCGAGTACGTCATCGCCGCGGACGGCAGCCGCAGCCCGGTCCGCGAACTCCTCGGCATCGGTTCCCACGGCCGCGGCACCCTCACCAATCTGGTCAGCTTCTTCTTCGACGCCGACCTCGAGGAACCGCTTCGCGGCCGGAAGATCATCGCCGCCTACGTCAACAACCCTGAAGTCCGAGGCACGATCATCCCGATCGACAACGACCGCAAGTGGGTCATCAACGTCTCCTTCTTCCCCGACAAGGGCCAGAGCGCCGAGGACTTCACGCAGGAGCGCTGCGTCGAACTGGTCCGCGCCGCGGTCGGCGTCCCGGACCTGCCGCTGACCATCGAGTCGGTCGACATGCCGGCCTGGGACATCTCGGCGCGGGTCGCGGACACCTTCGTACGCGGCCGCCACCTCATCGCCGGCGACGCCGCGCACGTGATGCCGCCCACCGGCGCCTTCGGCGCCAGCACCGGCATCCAGGACGCCTACAACCTGGCCTGGAAGCTGGCCCTCGTACTCTCGGGCAAGGCCGGGCCGGCGCTGCTCGCCTCATACGACGCCGAACGCCGTCCGGTCGCCCAGGAGACGGTCCGCCAGGCGATGCTGCGTTTCGCCGTCCGCGAGGGCAAGCAGTTCCAGGACGTCGCCAAGGACCTGGTCGACGAGACGACGATGACCTTCGGATATGTCTACCCGGCCGGTGCGTTCGCCGGTGATGAGGCCGAGGGCCGGAACATCACCGAGAATCCGGACAAGCCCAGCAGCCGCCCCGGCGCCCGTGCCCCGCACGTGGTCATCGAGGGCGCCCACGGCCCGTTCTCCACCGTCGATCTCTTCCCGGTCGGCTTCACGCTGCTCACCGCGGGCCCGGCCGCCCCATGGGCGGCAGCGGCTGACGTCGGCCGCGAACTCGGTCTGGTTCTCAACGTCCGCGGCATCGGTGCGAACGGCGACTACTCCGACACGGAGGGCACCTTCAAGGAGCGCTACGGCCTCGGGGACGGCGGCGCGGTCCTGGTCCGCCCCGACGGCATCGTCGCCTGGCGCTCCGAAGGCAGCCTCCAGGGCGACGTCGGCCGGACCGTGACCGGCCTGCTGCGGGACATACTCAGGCTCGCCTGACCGTCGGCAACGCCACGCAGGACCGGCGCGCCTCCCGGATCTCCGGGAGGCGCGCCGGTCTTCGGTCATCCGGCCGGATGACCGGCTCCGGTGCTGCCGCGGCCGGCCCGTGACGAGCGAGCGGGCCGGTGCCCCTTACGGCTGCGGCTCAGGCCGAGCGCCCGAGCAGCAGCTGAACGGCGGCTGACAGCTCGACCGCCGGGTCCGCGGGCTGTTCGACCGAGCGCCAGGCCACGAACCCGTCCGGGCGGACGAGCACGGCGCCGCCGGTCGTGATCCCGTACTTCTTCAGGAAGCCCTCGGTCACCTCGACCGGCTCCTCCCCGCCCACTTCGTGAAAGTCGAAGACGAGGCCGGTGAGCCGGGACACCTGTCCGGCCGCCCGCTCCCACAACCCGGCATCGGGACCGGCCAGCAGCCACCAGCCGCCCTTGAGCAGGTCGTGCAGCGGGGTGTCGGCGCCGCCGGCCCGCAGCTGGAAGTGCGGTGCCCGGGTGCCGGGACGCCCCGACGGCTGGGTCGGGTCCTCCACCAGGGGGCCTTCGTCCCCGCCGGACTCCGGCAGCACCGCGCCCGAACGGTAGGCATGACCGAACAGCACAGTGGTCTCCGGCCGGTGCCGGGCCGCGACCTCCTCGTCCAGACCGCTGCGCTGCAGATAGCGGATCACGCCCTGCTCGACGGTGAACTCCGCGACCGGGACCCGCTCCTGCTCGTAGGTGTCCAAGAGTTCGGCACCGGCCTGCCCGCGCAGGACCGACGCCAGCTTCCACGCCAGGTTGTGCGCGTCCTGCACCCCCATGTTGCCGCCGAACCCACCTGTGGGTGGCATCACGTGGGCCGCGTCCCCGGTCAGGAACACCCGTCCGGAGCGGAACCGGTCAGCGATGCGCGCGGCGACCTCCCAGCTGGTGCTCGACTCGACGGCCACCTCCAGATCCGGCACGCCGACCGCGGCGCGCACCATCTCGACGCAGTCCTCCTCGGAGTACTCGGCGTGGGTCTCCTGCGGAGGCAAGCTCGGCGCCAGCACCCAGCGGTCCGCGTCGTCGAGCCGGCCGAGTACGCCCTTGACCTTGTCGTTGCTGACGAAGCAGAGGAAGAACCGGCGGTCCGCCACGTACTCGTCGAGCGCCGCGTGGAAGATGACGTTCATCTGGCGACCGAAGACACCCTGACCGTGCGTGCCGATTCCCAGCCCCTCGCGGACAGTGCTGCGAAAGCCGTCCGCCGCCACCATGTACGGGGCGCGGACAGTGTTCTCTTCGCCGCTCCGCACATCCCGCAGCACAGCGGTGACCCCGTCGGCGTCCTGCTCGTAGCGCACCATCTCGGTGGCGAAGCGGATGTCCGCCCCCAGCTCCTCGGCCTTGGCACGCAACAGGGGCTCGAAGCGGTCCTGCCCTATCAAGGTCCATCCGGTCGTACTGACCTCGTTCGGATCGTGACGGAACGGCCCGTCGAAACGGCCCAGCTCGCGGCCCGTGAGCGACTCCACCTGCAGGATGTCGCCGTACTGGGCATGCGGATTCTCCTGCGCGCGCACCTTCTGCTCCAAGCCCAGCGCACGCATCAGCTCCATCGTGCGGGGGCTCGCAGCCTGGGCCCGCGGATGTGCCGAGATGTGCGCATGGCGTTCCACAAGGATCGACCGGATGCCCTGCTGGGCCAGGAACAGGGCCTGCGCCAGGCCCACCATGCTGCCGCCCACGATCAGTACGTCGGTTCGCTCCGCCACCGGATGTGCTCCCTTGTCTCGATGCCGTTCCGTCTCGATGCGGTTCCGGACACTCCCTGCCAGCGAACACCGCTCGGCTAGAGGACCGCTCGGGCTGTGAACGCGCCCCGCGGCGTCCTTTCGGCCGCCTTCGGTCACGGTCCGGTCCGTCCAGACCGCTTCGAGCGGCACGCGAGGCCCGGCTGAAACCGTCAGAGCGCTGCTGACCCCTGCTGGACGGGAGGACCAGGGACGTGGTGGAAACCCTGAGTGTGCTGGTGCTGTTGGGCACCGGCTTGGTGGCGGGGGTGCTGTTCGCCGTGGCGGTCAGCGTCATGCCCGCCCTGATCGCGATGCCGCCCGAGCGCTACGTCGACACACACAAGCTGCTCGGCA from Streptomyces sp. NBC_01460 encodes:
- a CDS encoding FAD-dependent oxidoreductase, with product MSQENVPVLIVGGGLTGLSAAVFLAHHGVRSTLVERHPGTSTHPKARAINPRTMELYRAVGMEERVRSGRSPISGNTDLVHVETLAGNERVRMPNASIEDISRISPAQWTLIDQNQLEPILRKRAEEVGVDLRFHTRLDAVTEDADGVTATLTDVGTGESTELHTEYVIAADGSRSPVRELLGIGSHGRGTLTNLVSFFFDADLEEPLRGRKIIAAYVNNPEVRGTIIPIDNDRKWVINVSFFPDKGQSAEDFTQERCVELVRAAVGVPDLPLTIESVDMPAWDISARVADTFVRGRHLIAGDAAHVMPPTGAFGASTGIQDAYNLAWKLALVLSGKAGPALLASYDAERRPVAQETVRQAMLRFAVREGKQFQDVAKDLVDETTMTFGYVYPAGAFAGDEAEGRNITENPDKPSSRPGARAPHVVIEGAHGPFSTVDLFPVGFTLLTAGPAAPWAAAADVGRELGLVLNVRGIGANGDYSDTEGTFKERYGLGDGGAVLVRPDGIVAWRSEGSLQGDVGRTVTGLLRDILRLA
- a CDS encoding FAD-dependent monooxygenase, with amino-acid sequence MAERTDVLIVGGSMVGLAQALFLAQQGIRSILVERHAHISAHPRAQAASPRTMELMRALGLEQKVRAQENPHAQYGDILQVESLTGRELGRFDGPFRHDPNEVSTTGWTLIGQDRFEPLLRAKAEELGADIRFATEMVRYEQDADGVTAVLRDVRSGEENTVRAPYMVAADGFRSTVREGLGIGTHGQGVFGRQMNVIFHAALDEYVADRRFFLCFVSNDKVKGVLGRLDDADRWVLAPSLPPQETHAEYSEEDCVEMVRAAVGVPDLEVAVESSTSWEVAARIADRFRSGRVFLTGDAAHVMPPTGGFGGNMGVQDAHNLAWKLASVLRGQAGAELLDTYEQERVPVAEFTVEQGVIRYLQRSGLDEEVAARHRPETTVLFGHAYRSGAVLPESGGDEGPLVEDPTQPSGRPGTRAPHFQLRAGGADTPLHDLLKGGWWLLAGPDAGLWERAAGQVSRLTGLVFDFHEVGGEEPVEVTEGFLKKYGITTGGAVLVRPDGFVAWRSVEQPADPAVELSAAVQLLLGRSA